One region of Acidobacteriota bacterium genomic DNA includes:
- a CDS encoding delta-60 repeat domain-containing protein encodes MYGIALQADGKVMVGGAFTLVNNQNRPYITRLSNNTAAVQTLTVAADGTSITWTRSGSTVEVLRTKFEYSTDGINWIPLGNGVRSGTNWQLTGTSLPVGTSFFIRVRGFASGSGLYNGSTNTVELTQNFLL; translated from the coding sequence GTGTATGGAATTGCTCTCCAGGCGGATGGGAAAGTGATGGTTGGCGGGGCATTTACGCTGGTCAACAACCAGAATCGGCCTTACATTACCCGTCTGTCAAATAACACTGCCGCAGTCCAAACCCTGACAGTTGCAGCAGATGGAACGTCAATCACCTGGACTCGCTCAGGGTCAACAGTCGAAGTTTTACGAACAAAGTTTGAATACTCAACTGATGGAATTAATTGGATACCACTTGGAAACGGTGTACGCAGTGGTACCAATTGGCAACTCACCGGAACCAGTTTGCCGGTTGGAACATCCTTTTTCATTCGGGTACGTGGATTTGCGAGCGGCTCAGGACTCTACAATGGGTCTACAAATACAGTCGAACTGACCCAAAACTTCCTGTTGTAA
- a CDS encoding CHAT domain-containing protein, which yields MNIQKVQVVLCLAVLWLQLVGPVSLVIRAQSPTSPISLSMGKPIEKELKAGETHRYTLDLSAGEFVHLVVEQKAIDVVVMVIDPAGNQVVQVNYFDRMYGPEPVFWIAAQSGVFEVQVVPYHPSPTAGKYNLELRTHRMATDPDRECIRALDLIKQAEALLRQEQKESTLEGLNRYQVATDLFHSLGYTWMEATSLYFTGATCALSGKRNRGIELYLAARELYRTAGDEEEVALMNFTIGSNYAGMRMYSEGIPYLMKVVEYGQQSNQVLWEAYAQSELGSLYEDSGDSEKSFEGFNRALYLARQGQDQFIEAQSLARLSRHYKTYGDDQRALNYIQQAQDIFGRLGNIEGENLTTSVLAWMYTMDGRHEKALELRQERLARQQSQHNPVDQFSLLTGCGSSCMRLKKFDQALEYFTQSLVEIRKVDSPALIAISLSNIASTYFSMKNHEKALEYYFQVLKLTKELNEPEYGTLIYIAQAYHSLGNLSRAREYYQLAIENRRILKQTFGLYDCYNRFAKFEYKVGNLQEAKKLLEAAIEAVEQVRSGYVTPQNRALFFTLSQNTYDLLVDVLFSLHEKDPSAGHIAEAFLVSEKRRARSLNEQLAESKLPAATNVPPELLARRDTLAQTIATKTEAVLPLLKDNLDGKKAQLPEENPERVKAQQELDVLAKELELVETEIRKANPAFANLTAPQPLSASQVQAQILDADTQLVSYQLGEERSFAWVISKDRIDGFVLPKRTEIETAVRTFVNHVTGKNEGGSTPGSVKAAGKIVSDLIVKPLASRLTAKRLIIIPDGALFYLPFGALPAQVKAVQSKPNPTPEYLIEQFELVFEPSASTLAVVRETFKNRSQRDQTAFVVANPVFSPTDDRFKSTVRKQPTSKPETVQFRTYQEERLLSVVGDTWTPIPGTSEQARVIQQLAGPNHCQVIEGFQASKKRLTETDLSPFRIVHFATHGRFDSTRPEFSGLVLSLVDEQAQKQEGYLLSNEIYDLKLNADLVVLSACESGLGKELKGEGVIGLTRAFMYAGSPRVIATLWSVPDSSTAELVKRFYQHLLSKTNPLPPAQALRTAQIEMLKDKKNLRWRIPFHWAAFQLQGEYR from the coding sequence ATGAATATTCAAAAAGTACAGGTCGTATTGTGCCTGGCAGTTCTCTGGCTTCAATTGGTTGGTCCGGTGTCTCTGGTCATTCGGGCGCAATCCCCTACCTCTCCAATATCGCTTTCAATGGGCAAACCGATTGAAAAAGAGTTGAAGGCTGGCGAGACCCACCGCTACACGCTTGATCTGTCGGCAGGTGAATTTGTCCATCTCGTCGTGGAGCAAAAGGCGATTGATGTGGTCGTGATGGTCATTGACCCAGCTGGAAATCAGGTCGTGCAGGTCAATTATTTTGACCGGATGTATGGCCCGGAACCGGTCTTCTGGATTGCGGCTCAATCTGGGGTCTTTGAAGTCCAGGTTGTGCCATATCATCCATCTCCAACGGCTGGGAAATACAATCTCGAACTTCGGACCCACCGGATGGCCACTGACCCTGATCGCGAATGTATCAGGGCACTTGACCTCATCAAGCAAGCGGAGGCACTCCTGCGCCAGGAACAAAAAGAGTCTACTCTGGAAGGACTTAACCGGTATCAGGTTGCAACCGATCTATTCCATTCGCTCGGCTATACCTGGATGGAAGCCACTAGCCTGTATTTCACAGGAGCAACCTGTGCGCTCAGTGGTAAAAGAAATCGTGGTATTGAACTGTACCTGGCAGCCAGAGAACTGTATCGAACTGCTGGAGATGAAGAAGAAGTCGCGTTGATGAATTTTACAATTGGGTCAAATTATGCGGGCATGCGGATGTATTCAGAAGGGATACCCTACTTGATGAAAGTAGTTGAATATGGCCAACAATCTAACCAGGTTTTATGGGAAGCGTATGCCCAGAGCGAATTAGGGTCGTTATATGAAGATTCAGGCGACTCTGAGAAATCCTTTGAAGGTTTTAATCGGGCACTTTACCTTGCTCGCCAGGGACAAGATCAATTCATCGAAGCCCAATCACTCGCTCGCCTCAGTCGCCATTATAAAACCTACGGAGATGATCAGCGGGCGCTGAACTATATTCAGCAAGCACAAGATATATTTGGTCGACTTGGGAATATTGAGGGTGAAAATCTGACCACTTCGGTCCTGGCCTGGATGTATACGATGGATGGTCGCCATGAAAAAGCACTGGAACTTCGTCAAGAACGATTAGCTCGCCAACAATCTCAACACAACCCAGTAGACCAATTCAGTTTGCTCACGGGTTGTGGGAGTTCTTGTATGAGGCTGAAGAAATTTGACCAGGCGCTGGAATACTTCACTCAAAGTTTGGTGGAAATCCGAAAGGTTGATAGTCCAGCCCTCATTGCCATCTCCCTCAGCAATATTGCGTCTACATACTTCAGCATGAAAAACCATGAAAAAGCTTTAGAATATTATTTTCAGGTTCTTAAACTGACGAAAGAACTCAACGAGCCTGAATATGGTACCTTGATTTATATCGCCCAGGCTTATCATTCATTGGGGAACCTATCCAGGGCCAGGGAATATTATCAACTCGCCATTGAAAACCGCCGGATACTCAAACAGACCTTTGGGCTCTATGATTGTTACAATCGGTTCGCCAAATTTGAATATAAAGTGGGGAACCTGCAGGAAGCCAAAAAGCTGCTTGAAGCTGCGATTGAGGCGGTGGAACAGGTTCGGTCAGGCTATGTGACACCGCAAAATCGGGCGCTTTTTTTTACGCTTTCTCAAAACACCTACGATTTGCTGGTTGATGTGTTGTTTAGCCTCCACGAAAAAGACCCATCCGCCGGGCACATCGCTGAGGCATTTCTGGTCAGCGAAAAGCGCCGGGCCCGCAGCCTGAATGAACAACTCGCCGAATCAAAACTCCCAGCCGCGACCAACGTACCGCCTGAACTCCTCGCCCGCCGTGATACCCTGGCTCAAACCATTGCCACCAAAACCGAAGCGGTGCTTCCACTTCTCAAAGACAACCTGGATGGCAAAAAAGCCCAACTTCCCGAAGAGAACCCGGAACGGGTCAAAGCCCAGCAAGAACTGGACGTCCTGGCCAAAGAACTCGAACTGGTCGAAACCGAAATCCGAAAAGCCAATCCGGCGTTTGCCAACCTGACGGCGCCCCAACCACTGTCAGCAAGTCAGGTGCAGGCTCAGATACTGGATGCCGATACCCAGCTTGTCAGCTATCAGCTTGGCGAAGAACGAAGCTTTGCGTGGGTCATTTCCAAAGACCGAATTGATGGGTTTGTGTTGCCCAAACGAACGGAAATTGAAACTGCGGTCCGAACCTTTGTGAACCACGTTACCGGCAAAAATGAAGGCGGCTCAACGCCAGGCAGTGTCAAAGCCGCTGGCAAAATCGTCAGTGACCTGATTGTCAAACCACTGGCATCCCGCCTAACGGCCAAACGGTTGATCATCATTCCCGATGGCGCTTTGTTTTATCTTCCATTTGGAGCGTTACCCGCCCAGGTCAAAGCTGTTCAATCCAAACCCAACCCGACACCGGAATATTTGATCGAGCAATTTGAATTGGTGTTTGAGCCCTCGGCGTCAACGCTGGCGGTGGTACGTGAGACGTTCAAAAACCGCTCCCAAAGAGACCAAACCGCCTTTGTTGTGGCCAACCCGGTCTTTTCGCCAACCGATGACCGGTTTAAAAGCACAGTCCGTAAGCAACCAACCTCAAAACCAGAAACCGTTCAGTTTCGGACCTATCAGGAAGAGCGGCTGCTTTCAGTAGTTGGTGATACCTGGACCCCCATTCCTGGAACAAGCGAACAGGCCAGAGTCATTCAGCAACTGGCCGGACCGAACCACTGTCAGGTCATCGAAGGCTTTCAGGCTTCCAAAAAGCGCCTGACCGAGACCGATCTTTCTCCTTTTCGGATTGTCCACTTTGCCACCCATGGCCGGTTTGACAGCACCCGACCTGAGTTTTCCGGACTGGTCCTGTCACTGGTGGACGAACAGGCCCAAAAACAGGAAGGGTATTTACTTTCCAACGAAATCTACGATCTCAAACTCAATGCCGACCTGGTTGTGCTGAGCGCCTGCGAATCAGGGCTTGGGAAAGAACTCAAAGGCGAAGGCGTCATCGGCCTGACGCGAGCGTTTATGTATGCTGGTTCGCCACGGGTTATCGCCACATTATGGAGTGTTCCAGACTCCAGTACCGCCGAACTGGTGAAGCGCTTTTACCAGCACCTGCTTTCCAAAACCAATCCGTTGCCTCCAGCCCAGGCGCTTCGCACAGCGCAAATTGAGATGCTCAAGGACAAAAAAAATCTCAGGTGGCGGATTCCCTTTCACTGGGCGGCCTTTCAGTTGCAGGGGGAGTACCGATAG
- a CDS encoding DUF4351 domain-containing protein: protein MIDHDQLFKQLISTFFVEFLELFFPEVLAYMDTTSIEFLGKEMFTDVIHGEEYEADLVIKTRFQGSGAFFLIHNENQENWQSWFGERVFLYFSFLYWKHRLPVYPIAVLSFESPQKAQPETFEMTFPDVNVLRFHYQVVQLNRLNWRDFVNRPNPVAAALMAKMKIARADRPRVKAQCLRLLVTLKLDHAKMKLISGFVDTYLNLKREERAEFDRELETYQPDEKEKVMELTTSWKEEGIQQGLQQGLEQGLEQGLEQGLEQGVQKGEKLLALKQLKRRCGELPTWMEEQINGLVLEQIEQLGEALLDFQRLDDLENWLKKIGEPMASSDEPPKADSK, encoded by the coding sequence ATGATTGACCATGACCAGTTGTTTAAGCAGTTGATTTCGACATTTTTCGTGGAGTTTCTGGAATTGTTTTTTCCGGAAGTCCTGGCCTATATGGACACAACCTCGATTGAGTTTCTGGGTAAGGAAATGTTCACGGATGTGATCCACGGCGAAGAATATGAAGCGGATCTGGTGATCAAAACCCGATTTCAGGGAAGCGGAGCATTTTTCCTGATCCACAACGAGAACCAGGAGAACTGGCAGAGTTGGTTTGGGGAGCGGGTGTTTTTGTATTTCTCATTTCTGTATTGGAAACATCGGCTGCCGGTTTATCCAATCGCGGTATTGTCGTTTGAGTCACCACAAAAAGCCCAGCCAGAGACATTTGAAATGACATTTCCAGATGTGAATGTGCTGAGATTTCACTATCAGGTGGTGCAATTGAACCGACTGAACTGGCGGGATTTCGTAAACCGGCCAAATCCAGTGGCAGCGGCATTGATGGCGAAAATGAAGATTGCCAGGGCGGACCGTCCACGGGTGAAAGCCCAATGTTTGCGGCTTTTGGTGACGCTCAAGCTCGATCATGCAAAAATGAAGCTCATTTCAGGGTTTGTAGACACCTATTTGAATCTGAAACGGGAAGAACGTGCCGAATTTGACCGGGAATTGGAAACCTATCAACCAGATGAAAAGGAGAAAGTTATGGAACTGACAACAAGTTGGAAGGAAGAAGGAATCCAGCAAGGGTTGCAACAAGGGTTGGAGCAAGGACTGGAGCAAGGACTGGAGCAAGGACTGGAGCAAGGCGTACAAAAAGGGGAAAAGCTGCTGGCCTTGAAGCAATTAAAACGGCGATGTGGAGAGCTTCCGACCTGGATGGAAGAGCAGATAAATGGGCTGGTGCTTGAACAGATTGAACAACTTGGCGAGGCATTGCTGGATTTTCAAAGGCTGGATGATCTGGAAAACTGGCTCAAAAAGATTGGCGAGCCGATGGCGTCATCGGATGAACCCCCAAAGGCTGATTCAAAATAG
- a CDS encoding protein kinase: MRRRLGGGAFGVVYEVFDRQRESTVALKLLRQADSAPLYLFKQEFRNLANLVHQNLVTLYELQADADQWFFTMELVEGIDFQRYVASQQSPVRADTTTILGLPTADSAPTNLPSEQVPTSILTETGSSMSSDPTSDIQIFIRSGNNHTGSSSPTVDSFGELISEAPTVDSLSGLIAENSMVDSFSGPISETPTVDSLEGLSEAPTVHSLEFTSETPTVDSSAFALNRSTLGKTIPAQVTVTQLAYTFNEARLREGMRQLVAGVNALHEVGKLHRDLKPSNVLVTPEGRVVILDFGLVAELKEYADPGNREIIGTPAYMSPEQAVGNELTPASDMYSIGVMLYEALTGRLVFTGDVYTIIRRKYHEDFLPPKMLVNQIPDDLNTLCCELLNRDPKLRPTAKEVLRRLNRLEVAATSTQPPAPSRTRTTRPEDDSGGIPLVGRTHHLKQLQEAFDLSRQEPVVATVHGHSGMGKSVLVDCFLGDLKKQAPPPIVLSGRCYEQESVPYKAFDSIVDVLSRRLKHLWGKEHQPEFPADLPVLAKLFPVLRQLAPIAEASQAVDIPDSQELRRRAFGALRAVLSQLAALAPLVIHIDDLQWGDVDSATLLMELVRPPDPPPMFLIAGYRSEEAETSPFLNIFLPKLQDKTLIGAQVREVRVGELSMDEARKLVQAILGNDPNSADRVEAIIRESAGSPFFVNELARYAQNHSISLAGTGARDTLDAVIRERVSQLPDIARRILEVAAVAGQPVGRLVVKRVAEAGSDEQAAVILLRSQHLIRVRRAHHMEEIEPYHDRIREAVEHGLDADQLKSHHYRLAVELEAFGHADPETLAVHYRDGGDRSKAAHYALVAAEQAETATAFDRAVRLYRLALELRDETADHRQLLVKLGNALANAGRGAEAAETYLKASDLVSTELSKETAIELRRRAAEQFLNSGHIEKGLTYTDQVLKAVGLRLAPTPRHAMASLILRRIWLMIRGFGFTERTEAEVPPEELLRLDICWSVAAGLVFVDNIRSAEFQTRYLLFALKAGEPFRIARGLNLFTGGSSVTGGRRLARTKKLLEASLAMADRVQHPYTSGMVKVTSGLVAFYNGGWKESIELLDQGEAILRTRCTGVTWELNTSRYYALRAMFFLGDLRQLNRESAALIQDARERGDVYALAGLRLRGGFLSYLILDNVEQARFEAEEGIRQWTSQGHHIQHFFYLTAQVEIELYVGNGVKAWEMLAARWKAFSKSLLFRVQTLLIEFHYLRARSGLAAFVQDSDAKRRALYLKQAEADAQRIEKEHMEWCLGIPAIIRAGVAACEGRRDDAIRLLTEAETSFQNANMWLHSTAARYRRGQLLGGSKGKTLMDSARVWMNEQEIKNPEHTVDMLIPGIKPKEVKSSVPPA, translated from the coding sequence GTGCGCCGCAGACTCGGCGGCGGCGCCTTTGGTGTGGTGTATGAAGTCTTCGACCGCCAGCGTGAAAGTACTGTTGCCCTTAAATTACTCCGTCAGGCAGATTCCGCGCCGCTCTATTTGTTTAAACAGGAATTCCGCAACCTGGCCAATCTGGTCCATCAGAATCTGGTCACGTTGTATGAACTGCAGGCCGATGCCGACCAGTGGTTTTTCACCATGGAACTGGTCGAGGGAATTGATTTCCAGCGGTATGTTGCGTCGCAACAGTCTCCGGTTCGAGCTGATACCACGACCATCCTTGGGTTGCCAACGGCGGATTCCGCTCCGACCAATCTTCCATCGGAACAGGTGCCGACCTCAATTCTGACCGAAACTGGCAGTTCGATGAGTTCCGACCCGACCAGCGACATTCAGATTTTTATTCGCTCGGGCAACAACCATACCGGAAGTTCATCACCGACGGTTGATTCGTTTGGTGAATTGATTTCCGAAGCCCCAACGGTTGATTCGCTTTCCGGCCTGATTGCGGAAAACTCCATGGTTGATTCATTCTCTGGACCGATATCTGAGACGCCAACGGTTGATTCGCTTGAAGGATTGTCGGAAGCTCCAACCGTTCATTCCCTTGAGTTTACCTCAGAGACACCCACGGTTGATTCCTCCGCCTTTGCTCTGAATCGCAGCACACTGGGAAAAACCATTCCGGCCCAGGTGACTGTTACCCAGCTTGCCTACACGTTTAACGAAGCACGGTTACGAGAGGGAATGCGTCAGTTAGTGGCTGGGGTGAATGCTTTGCACGAAGTCGGAAAGCTCCATCGGGACTTAAAACCCTCAAACGTGCTCGTAACCCCGGAAGGGCGGGTGGTGATTCTCGATTTTGGCCTGGTGGCTGAGTTGAAAGAATATGCCGACCCTGGCAATCGTGAAATCATTGGAACCCCAGCTTATATGTCACCAGAGCAGGCGGTTGGAAATGAACTGACCCCGGCGAGCGATATGTACAGCATCGGCGTCATGCTCTATGAAGCCCTGACCGGTCGGCTGGTGTTTACGGGTGATGTTTACACGATCATTCGGCGCAAATACCACGAAGATTTTTTGCCACCGAAAATGCTGGTCAACCAGATCCCAGATGATCTCAACACGTTGTGTTGTGAACTGCTCAACCGGGATCCAAAATTGCGACCAACGGCCAAAGAGGTTTTGCGCCGCCTCAATCGCCTGGAAGTTGCCGCCACCTCCACCCAACCTCCAGCTCCGTCTCGAACCCGAACGACCCGCCCCGAAGATGACAGCGGAGGCATTCCCCTTGTTGGACGCACCCACCATTTAAAGCAATTGCAGGAAGCCTTTGACCTTTCGCGTCAGGAACCAGTGGTCGCCACCGTTCACGGACATTCTGGAATGGGAAAAAGCGTGCTGGTTGATTGTTTTCTGGGAGATTTGAAAAAACAGGCGCCGCCGCCGATTGTGCTTTCGGGACGGTGTTACGAACAGGAATCAGTTCCTTACAAAGCCTTTGACAGCATCGTGGATGTACTGAGCCGCCGGTTAAAGCACCTTTGGGGAAAAGAGCATCAACCTGAGTTTCCGGCTGATCTGCCAGTACTGGCCAAGCTCTTCCCAGTATTACGCCAGCTTGCTCCGATTGCCGAAGCCAGCCAGGCGGTGGATATTCCGGATTCCCAGGAATTGCGTCGCCGGGCATTTGGCGCCTTGCGCGCCGTTTTGTCCCAACTGGCGGCGCTGGCACCACTGGTGATCCACATTGACGACCTGCAATGGGGTGATGTTGATAGTGCCACCCTTCTGATGGAACTGGTTCGCCCACCAGACCCGCCGCCGATGTTTCTCATCGCTGGCTATCGAAGTGAAGAAGCTGAAACCAGTCCGTTCTTGAACATTTTTTTGCCAAAGCTCCAGGACAAAACCCTGATTGGGGCCCAGGTGCGTGAAGTCCGCGTCGGAGAGCTTTCAATGGATGAAGCTCGCAAACTGGTGCAGGCCATCCTGGGAAATGATCCAAATTCTGCTGACCGCGTCGAAGCCATCATCCGCGAGTCAGCCGGAAGTCCATTTTTTGTCAATGAACTGGCCCGGTACGCTCAAAACCATTCGATTTCACTGGCTGGCACTGGCGCCCGCGACACGCTCGATGCCGTCATCCGCGAACGCGTCAGCCAGTTGCCGGACATTGCCCGCCGGATTCTCGAAGTGGCCGCCGTTGCCGGCCAACCCGTGGGCCGACTGGTGGTCAAACGTGTGGCTGAAGCTGGAAGTGATGAACAGGCAGCGGTGATTTTGCTCCGGTCACAACACCTGATTCGGGTCCGTCGGGCCCACCACATGGAGGAAATCGAGCCCTATCACGACCGGATTCGCGAAGCGGTCGAACATGGGCTCGATGCCGACCAACTCAAATCTCACCATTACCGGCTCGCGGTCGAGCTTGAAGCCTTTGGCCATGCCGATCCGGAAACGCTGGCGGTTCACTATCGCGATGGCGGAGACCGATCCAAAGCCGCCCACTATGCCCTGGTGGCCGCCGAACAGGCTGAAACCGCCACGGCTTTTGACCGGGCGGTTCGGTTGTACCGCCTGGCGCTTGAACTTCGGGATGAAACCGCCGACCATCGGCAGTTACTGGTGAAACTGGGGAATGCCCTGGCCAATGCCGGTCGTGGGGCCGAGGCGGCTGAAACCTATCTCAAAGCGTCAGACCTCGTTTCAACCGAACTCTCAAAGGAAACGGCAATTGAATTGCGTCGCCGGGCGGCGGAGCAGTTCTTAAACAGCGGGCATATTGAAAAGGGGCTCACCTATACCGATCAGGTTCTGAAAGCAGTTGGGCTCAGGCTGGCACCGACACCGCGCCATGCGATGGCATCACTGATTTTGCGACGAATCTGGTTGATGATTCGGGGTTTTGGGTTTACCGAACGAACTGAAGCCGAAGTCCCACCGGAAGAATTACTCCGACTTGATATTTGCTGGTCAGTCGCCGCCGGCCTGGTTTTTGTGGACAATATCCGGTCGGCTGAATTTCAAACTCGATATCTTTTGTTTGCCCTCAAAGCGGGAGAACCCTTCCGGATCGCACGCGGCCTGAATTTATTTACTGGGGGATCATCGGTCACCGGGGGCCGCAGACTGGCACGCACCAAAAAACTCCTTGAAGCCTCCCTGGCAATGGCTGACCGGGTGCAACACCCTTACACCTCAGGGATGGTCAAAGTTACCTCGGGTCTGGTGGCATTTTATAATGGCGGATGGAAAGAATCCATTGAATTGCTTGATCAGGGAGAAGCCATCTTGCGGACTCGCTGCACGGGTGTTACCTGGGAGCTGAACACATCGCGCTATTACGCTCTCCGCGCCATGTTTTTCCTGGGCGACTTGCGGCAGCTCAATCGTGAATCGGCGGCCTTGATCCAGGATGCCCGCGAACGCGGCGACGTCTATGCCCTGGCTGGCTTGCGGTTACGGGGTGGATTTCTTTCCTATTTGATTCTGGATAATGTCGAGCAGGCACGATTTGAAGCCGAGGAAGGCATCCGACAATGGACCAGCCAGGGACATCACATCCAGCATTTCTTTTACCTGACGGCCCAGGTTGAAATTGAATTGTATGTCGGAAATGGCGTCAAAGCCTGGGAGATGCTCGCGGCCCGGTGGAAGGCATTTTCAAAGTCGCTCCTGTTTCGGGTTCAGACTTTATTGATCGAATTTCACTACCTGCGCGCCCGCAGCGGACTGGCTGCCTTCGTCCAGGATAGCGACGCCAAACGCCGTGCCCTCTATCTCAAGCAAGCCGAAGCCGATGCCCAGCGCATTGAAAAAGAACACATGGAGTGGTGTCTGGGGATTCCAGCTATCATTCGCGCCGGGGTTGCCGCCTGCGAAGGCCGTCGGGATGATGCCATCCGGTTGCTGACCGAAGCGGAAACCAGTTTCCAGAATGCCAATATGTGGCTGCATTCCACCGCGGCTCGATACCGGCGCGGACAACTTTTGGGCGGCTCAAAAGGAAAGACCTTGATGGATTCGGCTCGGGTCTGGATGAACGAACAGGAAATCAAGAACCCGGAACACACGGTGGATATGCTCATTCCAGGTATCAAGCCAAAAGAAGTAAAGTCGTCAGTACCACCGGCGTGA
- a CDS encoding VOC family protein — translation MASNVKPIPEGYHTVTPYLVVENAEKLLEFLTSAFDAKVTFCTRHSDGAVGHAEVKIGDSMIMIGEAGPQSQPMPSMLYLYVPDTDATYKQAVEAGGISIMEPANQFYGDRNAGVKDHCGNQWWIATHVEDVSPEELEQRAKAHGK, via the coding sequence ATGGCCAGCAACGTGAAACCAATTCCTGAAGGCTATCACACCGTCACCCCTTATTTAGTCGTTGAGAACGCCGAAAAACTGCTTGAATTCTTGACCAGTGCCTTTGATGCCAAAGTCACCTTCTGCACCCGGCATTCGGATGGAGCTGTCGGACATGCTGAAGTCAAAATTGGAGATTCGATGATCATGATCGGCGAGGCCGGTCCCCAAAGTCAGCCGATGCCATCCATGCTGTACCTGTATGTCCCAGATACTGATGCCACGTACAAACAAGCGGTTGAGGCGGGGGGCATTTCAATTATGGAACCCGCCAACCAGTTTTATGGCGACCGAAATGCTGGCGTCAAAGACCATTGCGGCAACCAGTGGTGGATTGCAACTCACGTGGAAGACGTTTCACCCGAAGAGCTTGAACAACGCGCCAAAGCCCATGGGAAGTAG
- a CDS encoding AraC family transcriptional regulator: MTAILYRPQPPLSQFVETIWMFEGHVPQHRRERILPTGVMQMVINLHEEDLRIYDRQHPDRYQSFGGGLLSGTHSEYIVVDTSQQGSVIGVHFKPGGAFPLFRMPADELKDTAVSLETLWKIHATVLHEQLLAAATPLLKVRLLEQFLLAQAARPWERHPAVAFALNEFTRGPLTRPISEITDQIGLSSRRFIQVFKQETGLTPKVFCRIQRFQKVLATIGMNQDIDWVDLALECGYFDQAHFIHDFRSFAGLSPSTYLAHRTNHINHVPLVE, encoded by the coding sequence ATGACGGCCATCCTTTACCGACCACAACCACCACTTTCACAGTTCGTCGAAACCATCTGGATGTTTGAAGGGCACGTCCCCCAGCACCGTCGGGAACGCATTCTCCCAACGGGGGTGATGCAGATGGTGATTAACCTTCACGAAGAGGACCTTCGCATTTATGACCGGCAGCATCCTGACCGATATCAGAGTTTTGGAGGCGGGCTGCTTTCGGGAACGCATTCAGAGTACATTGTGGTGGATACTTCGCAACAGGGATCAGTCATCGGTGTTCACTTCAAACCTGGCGGCGCATTTCCGCTCTTTCGGATGCCGGCTGATGAATTGAAAGATACAGCGGTGTCACTCGAAACACTGTGGAAAATCCACGCTACCGTCCTGCACGAGCAATTGCTGGCGGCAGCAACTCCACTGTTGAAAGTTCGACTGCTGGAGCAATTTTTACTGGCTCAGGCGGCCCGGCCCTGGGAACGACATCCTGCCGTTGCCTTTGCACTCAATGAATTTACCCGTGGACCACTCACCCGGCCAATTTCAGAAATTACTGACCAGATTGGCCTCAGTTCACGGCGATTTATCCAGGTTTTTAAACAAGAAACCGGACTCACGCCAAAGGTATTTTGTCGCATCCAGCGCTTTCAGAAAGTATTGGCCACGATTGGAATGAATCAAGACATTGATTGGGTGGACCTGGCCCTGGAGTGTGGCTACTTTGATCAGGCGCATTTTATCCATGATTTTCGGTCATTTGCTGGGTTGAGCCCTTCAACCTATCTGGCCCACCGTACCAACCACATCAATCACGTCCCGCTGGTTGAATAA